A part of Cryptococcus neoformans var. grubii H99 chromosome 6, complete sequence genomic DNA contains:
- a CDS encoding nuclear segregation protein Bfr1 produces MPPPTSSLKPTAAKPASDAGNGAKATGDKKSGGQLAKPDQSKYNAEQDEINKEIAVVKEKIEAVRSRIALSQAPTSNDRRSAIKAELDSLRSEQAKFKGDRNKLFEEMKRLQEGVQKKIKDVQGQRNKLGFKSVADIDARIESLDKQVESGSMKLVDEKKALQEITTLRRSRKTLEASGSIDESIAADKAKIDELKKQLDDPEAKKVSDRFDELKKEMDGLREEGNKAFEERGKLFDERNKLSAEMDELYDRKRKSAQKWREDNDKYYAKVQADRQARQERFKAEKAREDAERREQEIARLREEARAPAFASETDDCGVLINWFKGKYGSGEVPSTHAGGKPDPATVVEGVKALEIRKVDDEAFKGMTLKKKDDELGGFFGGSGKSKKKGKKGNSGTATPASQEAGNSAKEAVNLPMSLLSTLLSLGISPPSGKDDVQRTVDDLETKKAWFEANSAAKTKAEIERVEKLVAKMQKKNGAPTESESENDTSTGADEAQVKGGVHEPYHTVAVSGEATGPEEVQEDGDQLPQEDNDEGEAEVKKVDSALEEIREKEGL; encoded by the exons ATGCCTcctcccacctcttctctcaaGCCCACTGCTGCCAAGCCTGCCTCTGACGCCGGCAACGGTGCAAAAGCCACTGGCGACAAGAAGTCCGGTGGGCAATTGGCCAAGCCTGACCAGTCCAAATACAATGCGGAGCAAGATGAGATCAACAAGGAGATTGCCGTtgtcaaggagaagatt GAGGCTGTCCGTTCCCGTATCGCCCTTTCTCAAGCGCCGACATCCAACGATCGTCGATCTGCTATCAAAGCGGAGCTTGACAGCCTCCGTTCTGAGCAGGCCAAGTTCAAGGGTGACAGGAACAAGCTCTTTGAGGAAATGAAGCGGTTGCAGGAGGGCgtccagaagaagatcaaggacgTCCAAGGCCAGAGGAACAAGTTGGGATTCAAGAGCGTGGCTGACATTGATGCCCGAATTGA GTCCCTTGACAAACAAGTTGAATCCGGCAGCATGAAGCTTgtggacgagaagaaggctctTCAAGAGATTACCACACTTCGTCGATCTCGCAAGACTCTCGAAGCCTCTGGCTCCATCGACGAGAGCATCGCCGCCGACAAGGCCAAGATCGATGAGCTCAAGAAGCAGCTTGACGATCCtgaagcgaagaaggttAGCGACAGGTTCGACgagctgaagaaggaaatggacgGCTTAAGGGAGGAGGGTAATAAGGCTTTCGAGGAGAGGGGCAAATTGTTCGACGAGAGAAACAAGCTGTCCGCCGAGATG GACGAGCTTTACGACCGAAAGCGAAAGTCTGCCCAGAAATGGAGGGAGGACAACGACAA ATACTACGCTAAGGTCCAAGCCGATCGACAGGCTCGTCAAGAACGTTTCAAGGCCGAAAAGGCCCGAGAAGATGCCGAACGACGGGAGCAAGAAATTGCTCGTCTTCGTGAAGAAGCTCGTGCCCCCGCATTCGCTTCCGAGACTGATGACTGCGGTGTCCTCATCAACTGGTTCAAAGGCAAGTACGGTTCTGGCGAGGTGCCCTCTACCCACGCTGGCGGTAAGCCCGATCCCGCTACTGTCGTTGAGGGTGTCAAGGCTTTGGAAATCCGAAAGGTGGACGACGAAGCTTTCAAGGGAATGAcattgaaaaagaaggatgatgagcttgGCGGGTTCTTTGGTGGCAGCggaaagagcaagaagaagggaaagaaaggtAACAGCGGCACTGCCACCCCTGCGAGTCAAGAGGCAGGAAACAGCGCCAAGGAGGCTGTCAACTTGCCTATGTCTCTCTTGAGCACTCTTTTGAGTCTGGGTATCTCCCCTCCCAGCGGCAAGGATGATGTGCAGAGGACAGTGGATGATCTTGAGACCAAGAAGGCTTGGTTCGAGGCCAACTCTGCCGCGAAGACTAAG GCCGAGATCGAGCGCGTGGAGAAGCTTGTCGCTAAaatgcagaagaagaacggaGCCCCGACCGAGTCCGAGTCCGAGAATGATACATCTACTGGTGCTGATGAGGCTCAGGTGAAGGGTGGCGTCCACGAGCCCTACCACA CTGTTGCTGTTAGCGGCGAAGCTACTGGTCCCGAAGAAGTTCAGGAAGATGGCGACCAGCTTCCCCAGGAGGACAACGAcgaaggagaagcggaGGTCAAGAAGGTTGACTCTGCTCTGGAGGAGAtcagagaaaaggaaggtcTTTAA
- a CDS encoding G patch domain-containing protein 1, producing MTSRLKHKLELDQVNLNSAYLNESFVQIGTPLPALADTKKDKLEYVPEWKQEVRDEQGRRRFHGAFTGGWSAGYFNSAGSKEGWAPSTFKSSRSSRASKIQRPEDFMDEEDLQQMRDDRQLENTDIFKNEAFAGTREPLADKNLPSALESLIAPAQSSIGEKLLQKLGWRPGQGIGPRVTLRKLRIQEGKLGKARLGMDDSGHEDAEAGKHTFAPRDVKLLVYESKEDKQGLGFEKGKGMSRLPPAMGPRPLDNEDDDPYAVGPSTSSRPFAFDHNDDEDDVIVMGGSARPGLGMRSTDVGGGQKAVDGEDHWHDGRPVLVGFMLDPKGVPQDKWFPMPEIPVDWRSRPARVWGTTRKWDEEPGKKVEENEVIKGAPGKPLTHEQRGAALGEETRMSKAKSVYEYIAEKDRERLASLSDSAQIAPPPKLSFVPEPSKSVEHIHVPATEVQIPPLSPRTASAALKGFIPYGDDPAKQERYRSYLVSQTYNTKEPNPTILPSSSFDEINAELEAFASSARIFKPMSFAMSNRFTSGSSSLAASDLKQAKPGLHIYDAEKAKAEMEKPKGVDEIKVEKQLTPREQAAMNGMYGKMTRETKQFYPVKLLCKRFGVADPHPEGKPSDSEAVSGPSTISAEGLPLPANDASWESKFTYQAPTESSKPTLITQSSQVVTGERAPTSIAEVGMADDINQGRDTLTYTKPSIDIFKAIFASDDESGGEDADDDEKQVDQPGKVAGPTQAYRDPFPPKKAEDEKPVDLTTFKPVFTLKKEDNGAKDDKKEKKKDKKSKKRKSMLSFDIGEGEEEDAPKQQERNKKKRKDDEQDNERHKGEQRNKKHKNEREENDFEGEWVEKPAIIPRLVGRKGAEDFM from the exons ATGACCTCCAGGCTCAAACATAAGCTAGAACTCGACCAAGTGAACCTCAACTCGGCTTATCTGAACGAGTCCTTCGTCCAA ATTGGTACTCCATTGCCTGCTCTTGCAGATACCAAGAAGGATAAGTTAGAATATGTGCCCGAGTGGAAGCAAGAG GTGAGAGATGAGCAGGGTAGACGTCGATTCCACGGAGCATTCACTGGTGGATGGTCAGCTGGATACTTTAACTCTGCTGGATCTAAAGAAG GATGGGCGCCGTCTACCTTCAAGTCTTCGCGGAGCAGTAGAGCTTCAAAAATCCAAAGGCCAGAGGATTtcatggatgaggaagatttGCAGCAGATGCGAGATGATAGGCAGTTAGAGAACACTGACATATTCAAAAATGAAGCTTTTGCCGGGACGAGGGAACCTCTTGCAGATAAAAA CCTTCCATCCGCATTGGAATCTCTAATAGCACCGGCTCAATCGTCTATCGGCGAGAAGCTCCTTCAAAAGCTGGGATGGAGACCTGGGCAGGGTATAGGACCTCGTGTCACTCTTCGAAAGTTGAGAATACAAGAAGGCAAACTCGGGAAAGCTAGGCTAGGAATGGATGATAGCGGACACGAAGATGCGGAAGCTGGAAAGCATACTTTTGCTCCAAGGGATGTGAAACTGTTGGTGTATGAATCTAAAGAGGATAAGCAGGGCTTAGGGTTcgagaaggggaagggcATGAGCAGATTGC CACCGGCGATGGGTCCGCGACCTCTTGataatgaggatgatgatcctTACGCCGTTGGTCCTTCAACGTCCTCAAGACCTTTCGCATTCGACCATAAtgacgacgaagatgatgtaATCGTTATGGGTGGTTCGGCACGGCCTGGACTAGGAATGAGATCAACGGATGTCGGGGGAGGGCAAAAGGCtgtggatggagaagatcaTTGGCATGATGGGAGGCCCGTTTTAGTAGGTTTTATGCTTGATCCAAAAGGAGTTCCTCAGGATAAATG GTTCCCCATGCCCGAAATACCGGTAGATTGGCGTTCGCGCCCTGCGCGAGTATGGGGCACTACTCGGAaatgggatgaagagccGGGGaaaaaggttgaagaaaatgaagtCATAAAAGGTGCACCTGGAAAACCTCTCACTCACGAGCAACGCGGCGCCGCCctgggagaagaaacacGAATGTCAAAAGCCAAGTCTGTCTATGAGTACATCGCAGAAAAAGATCGAGAACGTCTCGCTTCGTTGTCAGACTCTGCGCAGATAGCTCCGCCTCCCAAATTATCTTTCGTTCCCGAACCCTCCAAATCCGTTGAACATATCCATGTGCCTGCAACTGAAGTTCAGATTCCTCCACTATCCCCTCGGACAGCTTCTGCTGCTCTCAAAGGCTTTATCCCATACGGTGATGATCCAGCAAAACAAGAGCGTTACCGTTCCTATCTCGTCTCTCAGACGTACAACACCAAAGAGCCCAATCCCACAATTCtaccatcatcttcctttgACGAGATCAACGCTGAACTCGAAGCCTTCGCATCATCAGCAAGAATCTTCAAACCCATGTCATTTGCAATGTCCAACCGTTTCACTTCGggatcatcttctctcgctGCGTCAGATCTTAAGCAAGCTAAGCCGGGACTGCATATATATGACGCCGAAAAAGCTAAAgcggagatggaaaagcCAAAGGGCGTTGATGAAATTAAGGTTGAGAAGCAACTGACGCCTAGAGAACAAGCAGCCATGAACGGGATGTACGGGAAGATGACTCGAGAGACAAAGCAGTTTTACCCCGTGAAGTTGCTTTGCAAGCGTTTTGGGGTTGCGGATCCGCATCCAGAGGGAAAGCCTTCCGATTCTGAAGCCGTTTCCGGACCCTCTACCATTAGTGCAGAAGGTCTACCACTTCCAGCAAATGATGCCAGTTGGGAGTCAAAGTTTACATATCAAGCTCCCACTGAATCGTCAAAGCCTACCCTCATAACACAATCTAGTCAGGTCGTAACTGGCGAGCGAGCCCCAACATCCATAGCTGAAGTGGGCATGGCGGATGATATCAATCAGGGAAGGGATACCTTGACGTATACAAAACCCAGTATCGATATTTTCAAAGCAATCTTCGCCAGCGACGATGAAAGTGGCGGGGAGGAtgcggatgatgatgagaaacAAGTAGACCAACCTGGAAAGGTTGCTGGTCCTACGCAAGCGTACAGGGACCCCTTCCCACCGAAAAAAGCAGAAGACGAGAAGCCCGTAGATTTGACGACTTTCAAACCTGTGTTCACCttgaaaaaagaagataatGGGGCTAAAGATgataagaaggagaagaaaaaggacaaaAAGAGCAAAAAGCGAAAGAGTATGCTTTCGTTCGATattggagaaggggaggaggaagatgcgCCAAAGCAACAAGagaggaacaagaagaagaggaaggatgacGAGCAAGATAATGAGAGACATAAGGGCGAGCAAAGAAATAAGAAGCACAAGAACGAAAGGGAGGAAAATGACTTTGAGGGAGAATGGGTAGAAAAACCTGCTATAATACCGCGGTTagttggaaggaagggagcAGAAGATTTTATGTAG
- a CDS encoding ubiquitin carboxyl-terminal hydrolase 9/13, which yields MSAFRKFVGNKNAGISASEGDQDPADASLLPRANADEERLWGIENFSNSCFCNSVLQALYACSTFRDFVEAYPDILPPRRPIGPSQVEKRYPSVDWDGPVPGWDPSIRLNKEHRAFIALQEANNPVTSTGGKEKRNWMGRKMSSAHSAPTLATLQANQPEQLPSLPNPFPNFDDPLLVRTPASDNDPPLTLFQTFQTLFYYFSHSPPHMPIKGKGQTKDSEGALIEYTEEEKVDDSGVEVSEKPSSTNQGQPAQSASASSQQTQSQGQNAQPSGPSKLASLPPPSTFRETGAWRAGQLGWGVVQPNDVMDAVKRSAPSFNNDDQHDAHEFFSVVVNTLAKEVDAVNEKLRAEGKEVAQMTAPWAKTFIEALFQGITTSETKCLSCETISSREEEFIDLSVDIEQHCSITSCLRQFSSDEMMSGREKFSCESCSGHQQAKRSIRIKRLPPILAVHLKRFAHNESYRAIKLFYRVNHPITLIPPNTTDNCENPDQIYDLVAIMVHIGNGPVQGHYVTVKRTPSGRWVMCDDDNIEAIEENQLEYWLGNRTQGQGYVLFYQARGITAEQLGLKVEKRKPNGVFEPVGEGVRYVDGYGQAPPMVPVASATLNNVRTVNGVREEEEEELTSSSGSIPASAPGLKSLPSASPIASPIATPSSVGSRIDRQFGFNAPANGVALESTARPPLKKELSDKKWYRRMSMSGISSSAKDKEKTPNSKDKTINGLSNGSTTSPAQSRTDTSSSADGASLTTSLSTSIPKSQKRSLNSAIPSARSWMGRAEKTQGKISR from the exons ATGTCGGCCTTCCGCAAGTTTGTCGGTAACAAAAACGCGGGCATATCTGCCTCAGAGGGTGATCAAGATCCTGCTGATGCATCCTTGCTACCACGCGCAAACGCCGACGAAGAGCGTCTGTGGGGGATAGAAaacttctccaactcttgCTTCTGCAACTCGGTTTTGCAAGCTCTATATGCGTGTTCCACGTTCCGCGATTTCGTGGAAGCTTATCCCGATATCTTGCCGCCTCGGCGACCGATTGGACCTTCGCAGGTGGAAAAAAGGTATCCCAGCGTCGACTGGGATGGCCCAGTTCCTGGATGGGACCCATCCATTAGGCTGAATAAGGAACATAGGGCTTTCATTGCCCTGCAGGAGGCGAACAATCCTGTGACCTCGACAGGcgggaaagaaaaaaggaattGGATGGGTCGGAAAATGTCTTCCGCACATTCCGCTCCGACATTGGCGACTCTTCAAGCCAACCAGCCTGAACAACTTCCAAGTTTACCAAACCCTTTCCCCAATTTTGACGATCCTTTGCTGGTCCGGACGCCTGCATCGGACAATGACCCGCCTCTTACATTGTTCCAGACTTTCCAGACGCTTTTCTACTATTTCTCACATTCTCCGCCTCACATGCCCATTAAAGGTAAGGGTCAGACGAAGGACTCTGAAGGCGCTCTCATTGAGTATaccgaagaggaaaaagtggATGATTCGGGTGTCGAGGTGTCTGAGAAACCCTCTTCAACGAATCAAGGTCAGCCCGCACAATCAGCTTCAGCATCGTCGCAGCAAACTCAGAGTCAAGGCCAGAATGCTCAGCCTTCGGGTCCTTCGAAGCTTGCCtcccttccaccaccctccaccttccGTGAAACAGGCGCCTGGCGAGCCGGTCAGCTTGGCTGGGGTGTTGTTCAGCCTAACGACGTCATGGATGCTGTCAAGCGCTCTGCGCCATCTTTCAACAACGACGATCAACATGATGCACACGAATTCTTTAGTGTTGTAGTCAACACTCTCGCCAAAGAAGTCGACGCTGTCAATGAAAAATTGAGAgcggaagggaaagaagtgGCGCAGATGACTGCGCCCTGGGCAAAGACATTTATCGAAGCATTATTCCAAGGTATCACTACGAGTGAGACAAAGTGTCTGAGCTGCGAAACA ATATCTTCTCGGGAGGAAGAATTCATTGATTTGTCTGTGGATATTGAGCAGCACTGCTCTATCACCTCCTGCCTCCGCCAATTTTCCTCAGATGAAATGATGTCCGGAAGGGAGAAATTCTCTTGCGAGTCCTGTTCTGGTCATCAACAGGCGAAAAGAAG CATTAGGATCAAACGTCTGCCACCTATCTTAGCTGTCCATCTGAAAAGATTTGCCCACAATGAGAGTTATAGAGCCATCAAATTGTTTTATCGGGTAAATCATCCCATAACTCTGATCCCACCCAACACGACGGATAACTGTGAAAACCCCGACCAAATTTACGATCTTGTGGCGATTATGGTGCACATTGGAAA CGGCCCTGTCCAAGGCCATTATGTAACTGTCAAGCGAACACCTTCTGGTCGTTGGGTCATGTGTGATGACGACAATATCGAGGCCATTGAGGAAAATCAGCTAGAGTACTGGCTTGGTAACCGCACCCAGGGCCAAGGCTACGTCTTATTTTATCAGGCGCGGGGCATCACTGCCGAACAACTGGGTTTGAAAGTAGAAAAGCGAAAGCCCAATGGAGTATTTGAACCCGTTGGAGAGGGCGTCAGATATGTTGATGGTTATGGACAAGCTCCGCCCATGGTGCCGGTAGCCTCAGCGACCCTGAATAATGTCAGGACTGTGAATGGTGtaagggaggaagaggaagaggaactCACCTCGAGTTCCGGATCGATTCCAGCCTCTGCACCTGGTCTAAAGTCGTTGCCATCGGCTTCGCCAATCGCGTCACCTATCGCTACACCCAGTAGTGTTGGCTCCCGCATTGATCGCCAATTTGGCTTCAACGCACCTGCAAATGGGGTAGCGCTTGAGTCTACCGCACGACCACCACTCAAAAAGGAACTCAGCGACAAAAAATGGTATCGTCGCATGTCCATGTCAGGTATATCCTCATCTGCCAAGGACAAAGAAAAGACCCCTAACAGCAAAGACAAAACGATTAATGGCCTTTCCAACGGAAGTACTAcctcccccgcccagaGCCGGACGGACACGTCATCCTCGGCGGACGGTGCCTCCCTAACGACTAGTCTATCAACATCAATCCCAAAGTCGCAGAAGAGATCCTTAAACAGTGCCATACCCTCTGCCCGCTCTTGGATGGGTAGGGCGGAAAAGACTCAAGGAAAAATATCGAGGTAA
- a CDS encoding NADH dehydrogenase (ubiquinone) 1 beta subcomplex 9, translating into MSAPPSAFSNAHRLYVKSLYKRYLVNSLNWYIRRDLWRQKAIEIRAEFERNRNITDPRALAIVLEQAEEKLAKGIHPDPYRPPLFPDGTKWERNLPPRMFTPEEKAEALAAMGGSGH; encoded by the exons ATGTCCGCCCCCCCTTCCGCCTTCTCTAACGCCCACAG ACTCTACGTCAAGTCGCTCTATAAGCGATACCTTGTCAACTCCCTTAACTGGTACATCCGAAGAGATTTGTGGAGACAGAAGGCCATTGAGATCAGGGCAGAGTTTGAGAGAAACAG GAACATTACCGATCCACGAGCTCTCGCTATTGTGCTCGAACAGGCGGAGGAGAAGCTTGCCAAAGGGATCCACCCTGACCCATATCGAC CGCCCCTCTTCCCCGATGGTACCAAGTG GGAACGAAACCTTCCT CCACGAATGTTCACTCcagaggagaaggccgAAGCATTGGCCGCGATGGGTGGCTCTGGTCACTAG
- a CDS encoding cell division control protein 45: MPVVQPPADGLRPSDLTYTHAYNSIVSRVRRTAGAASGGVVILAGVDVDGLLGARILCSLFKNDDIPYRLIPVGGLTELEEKSDEALASEEIHTLILVSLGSLLTLTDFFNLPKKVHLHVLDSHRPWNLGNLFDIDLDDEDDEDAHGKIWIWGDGDEFSENMDQLRKSFEALQFLPQKDSDEDSDSDEESEAEEEEPEEEDEEGGDDVEDEEGGSRKRRREDSIPARRKRLRDNDRPRKLPKAIKEAHQERIAKYYNHGTYYGQSVALTIYLLATVLERADNDILWYSILGVTHQYITSHIDRERYEEYHTIFLDEVVRLNHEPDLGALQTPNPDNRNISKSEELRFMLFRHWDLYNAMLHSGYVAGRLGIWKEKGRSKLRGLLAKMGYSIQQCNQAWSHMDMELKRQLPEVLERVGPEYGLVELSYPSFTRAYGFQLSSLSAADAVEVISSLLDIAVGVRLEVDREGGKGGGEWFGGTTRWSVGTREAEMGIIASEPGERAEGTEGEESEEKKDQDWHVTNFWIAYDACDDVPLLRRSLPLAMALHRAIIRAGSDLLDKSIIRTLRNFRLTILSEGPDLRLFCHPSPLSRLALWLVDATRDRWVEKLARQNAHSGGKVKSLPFVVACLNEEKGTFSVVGVTGAPEFGDVRKNKFGLAFQQAASFSNATASLDMFDTSVVEVGREDLQSFIEHLHLHSV; this comes from the exons ATGCCCGTAGTACAGCCACCCGCAGATGGTCTGCGTCCATCCGACCTTACGTATACTCATGCGTACAACTCTATCGTCTCGCGCGTTAGGAGAACAGCTGGAGCTGCTTCTGGAGGGGTGGTCATCCTCGCTGGGGTTGATGTC GATGGACTCTTGGGTGCAAGGATATTATGTTCATTGTTcaaaaatgatgatattCCTTATAGATTGATCCCTGTGGGCGGATTGAcagagttggaagaaaagagtgATGAAGCGCTTGCGTCTGAAGAA ATACACACACTCATACTTGTGTCCCTTGGATCTCTGTTAACTCTAACAGACTTTTTCAACCTTCCAAAGAAGGTTCATCTTCACGTACTTGACTCTCATCGCCCATGGAACTTGGGTAACTTGTTCGACATCGATctcgatgatgaggatgatgaagacgcTCACGGGAAGATATGGATCtggggagatggggatgagtTCTCGGAGAACATGGACCAGCTGCGAAAAAGCTTCGAGGCTTTGCAGTTTCTACCGCAAAAGGACTCGGATGAAGACAGTGACTCTGATGAAGAATcagaggcggaagaggaggaaccagaagaggaagatgaagagggtggtgatgatgttgaagatgaagaaggagggtcAAGGAAACGGAGGCGAGAGGATTCTATTCCggcgagaaggaagcggTTACGAGACAATGATCGA CCGCGTAAACTTCCTAAAGCAATCAAAGAGGCGCATCAAGAACGGATAGCCAAATACTACAATCATGGTACATATTACGGGCAATCTGTCGCTCTCACCATCTATCTGCTTGCTACGGTCCTTGAACGGGCCGATAATGACATATTATGGTATTCAATCCTCGGCGTCACTCACCAATACATCACATCCCATATCGATCGTGAAAGGTATGAAGAATATCATACAATCTTCCTTGATGAGGTCGTGCGACTCAATCACGAACCGGATCTTGGTGCCCTGCAGACTCCTAATCCCGACAATAGGAATATATCCAAAAGCGAAGAGTTGCGGTTCATGTTGTTTAGACATTGGGACCTGTACAATGCGATGTTACATAGCGGATACGTTGCTGGCCGGTTGGGAAtatggaaagaaaaagggagaagCAAGCTACGTGGTTTATTGGCCAAAATGGG CTACTCAATCCAACAATGCAATCAGGCATGGTCACACATGGACATGGAGCTCAAACGTCAATTACCCGAAGTGCTCGAGCGGGTCGGTCCCGAATACGGTCTCGTCGAGCTTTCTTACCCTTCTTTCACCCGCGCTTACGGGTTTCAGCTATCTTCACTCTCAGCAGCGGATGCCGTCGAGGTCATATCTTCTTTACTGGATATAGCGGTGGGCGTAAGATTAGAGGTTGACAGGGAAGGCGGTAAAGGAGGCGGTGAGTGGTTTGGAGGCACCACCAGATGGAGTGTTGGTACGCGGGAAGCGGAAATGGGCATCATTGCCAGCGAACCAGGAGAAAGAGCAGAAGGTACTGAAGGGGAGGAATcggaagagaaaaaggatcAAGACTGGCATGTGACCAACTTTTGGATCGCATACGATGCGTGCGATGA TGTTCCCCTTTTGCGACGCTCTCTCCCACTTGCTATGGCTCTTCATCGAGCCATTATACGCGCGGGATCCGATTTGCTCGATAAATCCATCATCCGTACGCTTCGAAACTTCCGTCTGACCATCCTGAGCGAAGGTCCTGACCTTCGGCTCTTCTGTCACCCTTCCCCTCTGTCACGTCTTGCTCTCTGGTTGGTCGATGCTACGCGGGACCGGTGGGTCGAGAAACTCGCTCGACAAAATGCACATTCTGGAGGCAAGGTTAAGAGTTTACCGTTTGTAGTAGCATGCTTgaatgaggagaaggggacTTTCTCAGTAGTAGGTGTAACTGGTGCACCAGAGTTTGGCGATGTGAGGAAAAA TAAATTTGGTCTCGCTTTCCAACAAGctgcttctttttccaatGCTACAGCAAGTCTGGATATGTTTGACACTAGTGTTGTTGAAGTTGGCAGAGAAGATCTTCAGTCATTCATTGAGCATCTGCACCTACACTCCGTCTAG
- a CDS encoding glutathione-disulfide reductase, with product MPPINKAQAEQAGEYDYFVIGGGSGGLASARRAGSYGAKVGLVEVSPRLGGTCVNVGCVPKKIMWYTADVAENLRKSAQYGFGKEGEGFKLAADFNWTELKHKRDAYIHRLNGIYESNLEKDRVDHHQGWASFVDANTVQIEPPNGDKYTVKAKHIVIAVGGRPTVPSEKEIPGASYGITSDEFFELETQPKRVAVIGAGYIAVELAGVFNTLGSETHLVIRHNELLRTFDPMMSEVLVPCMEKAGMKIHKKTHVKKVEKTSSGSLLVHFDSSPEPIEIDCLLWAIGRHADTAKLGLDEAGVKYDKRGNVIVDDYQNTNVPGIYAVGDVGGRMLLTPVAIAAGRRLSNRLFGPEKYKNDKLSYDNIPSVVFSHPTIGSIGLSEPEAREKFGDDNIKIYKTSFRAMSFAMLDEDHKQPTAYKLICTGPEEKVVGLHIIGEGSDEMLQGFGVAIKMGATKEDFDSCVAIHPTSSEELVTLR from the exons ATGCCTCCCATCAACAAGGCTCAAGCTGAACAAGCCGGAGAATA CGACTACTTTGTCATCGGTGGTGGTTCCGGTGGTCTTGCCTCTGCT AGGCGAGCCGGTTCTTACGGTGCCAAGGTCGGTCTCGTTGAGGTTTCTCCTCGACTGGGTGGTACTTGTGTGAACGTCGG TTGTGTACCCAAGA AAATCATGTG GTATACTGCCGATGTCGCCGAGAACCTTCGAAAATCTGCACAGTACGGCTTTGGcaaggagggtgagggCTTCAAGCTCGCTGCTGACTTCAACTGGACCGAGCTCAAGCACAAGCGAGACGCCTACATCCATCGTCTCAACGGTATTTA CGAGAGCAATCTTGAGAAGGACCGCGTCGATCACCATCAAGGTTGGGCTTCTTTTGTTGATGCCAACACCGTCCAGATCGAGCCTCCCAATGGCGACAAGTACACCGTGAAGGCCAAGCACATCGTTATCGCTGTCGGTGGCCGACCCACCGTCCCTTCAGAGAAAGAAATCCCCGGTGCTTCCTACGGCATCACTTCAGACGAATTCTTTGAACTCGAAACTCAACCCAAGAGGGTTGCAGTCATCGGCGCTGGTTACATCGCGGTGGAGTTGGCTGGTGTCTTCAATACCCTCGGCTCAGAGACCCATTTAGTTATTAGGCACAACGAGCTTTTGAGGACCTTTGATCCTATGATGTCAGAGGTCTTGGTTCCTTGCATGG AGAAGGCCGGCATGAAGATTCACAAGAAGACTCATGTTAAAAAGGTTGAGAAGACTTCTTCTGGCTCGCTTCTCGTTCACTTCGACTCCTCTCCTGAACCCATTGAGATTGACTGCCTTCTTTGGGCTATTGGCCGACACGCTGACACTGCCAAGCTGGGTCTTGACGAGGCCGGCGTGAAGTATGATAAAAGAGGCAATGTCATTGTTGACGATTACCAGAACACGAACGTTCCTGGAATCTATGCTGTTGGTGATGTAGGAGGCAGGATGTTGTTGACCCCTGTGGCTATTGCTGCtggaaggaggttgagtAACAGGTTGTTCGGCCCCGAAAAATATAAGAACGACAAGTTGAGCTACGACAACATCCCTAGTGTCGTCTTTTC TCATCCCACTATCGGCTCCATTGGTCTGTCTGAGCCTGAGGCCAGAGAGAAGTTTGGTGACGATAACATCAAGATTTACAAAACCTCA TTCCGCGCCATGTCTTTCGCCATGCTTGATGAGGACCACAAACAACCCACAGCCTATAAGCTCATTTGCACCGGTCCTGAAGAGAAGGTCGTCGGTCTTCACATCATCGGTGAAGGCAGTGACGAGATGCTCCAAGGCT TTGGCGTCGCCATTAAGATGGGCGCTACCAAGGAGGACTTTGACTCTTGTGTTGCCATCC ACCCTACCTCTTCCGAGGAGCTCGTTACCCTCCGTTAA